From the Candidatus Bathyarchaeota archaeon genome, the window GTAGATCTCTTACAAATCCAATTATTCAATATGTTAAGTACAATAACATTCCTTTGAACATAAGAAGATCCTTAGGAGTCTTTAGAACTACATTAACAACCAGAGATCACATTTTAACTTCTGATGAAGCAAGAGCAATGTACGATGTAAGTTCTTTAGAAGAAAAGGTATTAGTGAAAACTTGGCTACTTGGCTTAAGAATAGGTGATGCTTGTAGACTTGAATGGAAACAGTTCAACTTTGAATCTACTGATGACTTGAAAGAAACGTTAGTGTACACAAAGAAGGAAGGAATAGTTGCACACTGTTACATTGATCCAGAGTTTCAAGAGTTACTAGTGAAGCATATTCTTACTTTAGATCAGAAGAATCCTTACCTTTTCCAGAGTGAGAGAAAGGGACACTTAAGTGAGAAACAAATGTTAAGGAAGATACAAAGCTTACAGAGGAGAGCACAGATTAAAGCTCATGGATCTTTCAACTGGCACATTGCAAGAAAATTGTTTCTAAGAGTATGTGCTGAGAATGGTGTAACTAGTTGGAATGCTAAATTAATGTGTGGTAAGCAAGTAGACAAGAGTATCAAGACCTATATCAATCATGTCAATCTGAAGAAAGATGCAATCAAGGTTTCTAGAGTACTAAG encodes:
- a CDS encoding tyrosine-type recombinase/integrase — encoded protein: MENIFLESLVSDQTRKSYKRGLAKFSEFYPKGPKGLLGEEDPAKIIERYYVWLKKKYKQNTCRSLTNPIIQYVKYNNIPLNIRRSLGVFRTTLTTRDHILTSDEARAMYDVSSLEEKVLVKTWLLGLRIGDACRLEWKQFNFESTDDLKETLVYTKKEGIVAHCYIDPEFQELLVKHILTLDQKNPYLFQSERKGHLSEKQMLRKIQSLQRRAQIKAHGSFNWHIARKLFLRVCAENGVTSWNAKLMCGKQVDKSIKTYINHVNLKKDAIKVSRVLRMDPVKNNGRVGNLEETVQLVTKAFGQFLRKMLKEEGYGTEIGFTVDYDKMSDEELIKWYLGER